In Elephas maximus indicus isolate mEleMax1 chromosome 7, mEleMax1 primary haplotype, whole genome shotgun sequence, the following proteins share a genomic window:
- the CCDC86 gene encoding coiled-coil domain-containing protein 86 — translation MDTPVRRSRRLGGLKPESPASPSSVLRARRALVEFESNPEETKEPGSPRSPPRQPGLGSPQHQQETSPGSLSLRQDVELGSPQRLPEPGSGSPHCQQDPGLESPRRQPESSPKSPLRQPKPCEESKFSQCQGELDPELSKSKEEPGPGSPQRQPEPGADAPTPFRSQTGPDLELAQSKEEQAPESPRHHLQPGLGSPEPFRGQQATGPEPSQPLQELTPQSPGSPRGPHDPSKPTLAGETVPGGVGAKKRRGSSAQAPASKMLKKEVEEVPMMIPKGKPKSGRVWKDRSKKRFSQMVQDKPLRTSWQRKMKERQERKLAKDFARHLEEEKERRRQEKKQRRAENLRRRLENERRAEVVQVIRNPAKLKRAKKKQLRTIEKRDTLVLLQKQPPQRPAAKN, via the exons ATGGATACGCCGGTAAGGCGCAGCCGGAGGCTGGGAGGACTAAAGCCTGAATCCCCAGCGAGCCCCTCCTCAGTTTTGCGGGCGCGACGGGCCCTTGTGGAGTTCGAGTCAAACCCAGAGGAAACGAAGGAGCCCGGGTCCCCTCGGAGTCCTCCCAGACAGCCGGGCCTGGGATCCCCTCAACATCAGCAAGAGACAAGCCCGGGATCACTCAGTCTCCGACAGGATGTAGAACTAGGGTCTCCTCAAAGGCTGCCAGAGCCAGGCTCAGGGTCCCCCCACTGTCAGCAAGACCCAGGCCTGGAGTCACCTCGAAGACAGCCGGAGTCGAGCCCTAAATCCCCCCTACGTCAGCCGAAGCCATGTGAGGAGTCAAAGTTCTCCCAGTGCCAGGGAGAACTGGACCCGGAGTTATCCAAGAGTAAGGAGGAGCCGGGCCCGGGGTCCCCCCAACGTCAGCCAGAGCCTGGGGCGGACGCACCAACACCCTTCCGGAGCCAGACTGGACCCGACTTGGAGTTGGCCCAGAGTAAGGAGGAGCAGGCCCCTGAATCTCCCCGACATCACCTGCAGCCGGGCCTAGGATCACCAGAGCCGTTCCGCGGCCAGCAAGCGACTGGTCCGGAGCCCTCGCAGCCACTACAGGAGCTGACACCTCAGTCACCCGGCTCCCCCCGGGGTCCGCATGATCCCAGTAAGCCGACCCTGGCTGGGGAGACGGTGCCAGGCGGCGTCGGGGCAAAGAAGCGAAGAGGTTCTTCAGCCCAGGCCCCAGCGTCCAAAATGCTGAAGAAGGAGGTGGAGGAGGTTCCGATGATGATCCCGAAGGGGAAGCCCAAGTCAGGGCGGGTGTGGAAGGATCGCTCCAAGAAGAG GTTCTCCCAGATGGTTCAGGACAAGCCTCTGCGTACATCCTGGCAGCGGAAGATGAAGGAGCGGCAGGAGAGGAAGCTGGCTAAGGACTTTGCCCGGCAcctggaggaggagaaggagaggcGCCGGCAG GAGAAAAAGCAGCGCCGGGCCGAGAACCTGAGGCGCCGCCTGGAGAATGAGCGGAGGGCAGAGGTTGTCCAAGTG ATCCGAAACCCCGCCAAGCTCAAGCGGGCAAAGAAGAAGCAGCTACGCACCATTGAGAAGCGGGACACCCTGGTCCTGCTGCAGAAGCAGCCACCCCAGCGGCCAGCAGCCAAGAACTGA
- the PTGDR2 gene encoding prostaglandin D2 receptor 2 yields MATNATKLLCPLLEQMSQLQSHRNSSIRYMDHASVLLHGLASLLGLVENGLILFVVGCRMRQTVVTTWVLHLALSDLLATASLPFFTYFLAVGHSWELGTTFCKLHSSIFFLNMFASGFLLSAISLDRCLQVVRPVWAQNHRTVAAAHRVCLGLWALAVLNTVPYFVFRDTIPRRDGRIMCYYNVLLLNPGSDRNATCNSRQAALAVSKFLLAFLVPLAIIASSHAAVSVQLRHRGQRRSSRFVRLVAAVVAAFALCWGPYHVFSLLEARAHADASLRPLVGRGLPFVTSLAFINSVVNPLLYVLTCPDVLRKLRRSLRSVLESVLVDDSELGGTGSSRRRRASSAESSPGPRRLSQIRPARLLGCLRGERGASPPRGRVCSLEERGPLSPEPGIASR; encoded by the coding sequence ATGGCGACCAATGCCACGAAGCTGCTCTGCCCCCTCCTGGAGCAGATGAGCCAGCTCCAAAGCCACAGGAACTCCAGCATCCGCTACATGGACCACGCGTCGGTGCTGCTGCACGGCCTGGCCAGCCTGCTGGGCCTGGTGGAGAACGGACTCATCCTCTTCGTGGTGGGCTGCCGCATGCGCCAGACAGTGGTCACCACGTGGGTGCTACACCTGGCGCTGTCCGACCTGCTGGCCACCGCCTCCCTGCCCTTCTTCACCTACTTCCTGGCCGTGGGCCACTCATGGGAGCTGGGCACCACCTTCTGCAAGCTGCACTCCTCCATCTTCTTCCTCAACATGTTCGCCAGCGGCTTCCTGCTCAGCGCCATCAGCCTGGACCGCTGCCTGCAGGTGGTCCGGCCCGTGTGGGCGCAGAACCACCGCACGGTGGCCGCGGCCCACAGGGTCTGCCTGGGGCTCTGGGCCCTGGCTGTGCTCAACACTGTGCCCTACTTCGTGTTCCGGGACACCATCCCAAGGCGGGACGGGCGCATCATGTGCTACTACAATGTGCTGCTCCTGAATCCGGGGTCTGACCGCAACGCCACGTGCAACTCGCGCCAAGCGGCCCTGGCCGTCAGCAAGTTCCTGCTGGCCTTCCTGGTGCCGCTGGCCATAATCGCCTCGAGCCACGCGGCCGTGAGCGTGCAGCTGCGCCACCGCGGCCAAAGGCGGTCCAGCCGCTTCGTGCGCCTGGTGGCCGCCGTGGTGGCGGCCTTCGCGCTCTGCTGGGGTCCCTACCACGTCTTCAGCCTGCTGGAGGCGCGCGCGCACGCCGACGCGTCGCTGCGGCCGCTCGTGGGGCGCGGGTTGCCCTTCGTCACCAGCCTGGCCTTCATCAACAGCGTGGTCAACCCGCTGCTCTACGTGCTCACCTGCCCCGACGTGCTGCGCAAGCTGCGGCGCTCGCTGCGTAGCGTGCTGGAGAGCGTGCTGGTGGACGACAGCGAGCTGGGCGGCACCGGCAgtagccgccgccgccgcgcctcCTCTGCTGAGTCTTCGCCGGGTCCCCGTCGCCTGTCCCAAATCAGGCCCGCGCGCCTCCTTGGCTGCCTGAGGGGCGAGCGCGGCGCGTCCCCGCCCCGGGGCCGAGTGTGCTCCCTGGAGGAGCGGGGCCCGCTGAGCCCGGAGCCCGGCATCGCTTCCCGCTAG